Proteins from a single region of Murdochiella vaginalis:
- a CDS encoding ComEC/Rec2 family competence protein yields MIGFVVGVAFAAAGAFLAGVVLSLLVFRHHAKGGMALLFGMALYLTLSSFCGTSTKNAASEPEKENPLRVQAETFFNEQGGASFAMLKRVLLGAEGKETFPLQDDMRTLGLAHLLAASGLHVHLLFTWSMALLSWSPLSRRHIACLVLLLLFGYAAFLSFPASILRAWLFLVFREGAVALRKNLDPRKAWLFALCLILLVMPQKITNLGLQLSFLCAAAGEAVNSMEHIHERGGILRRSFRRSLWISLFTLPVLAHAGIAQTPSTLFANLLAIPAFSLLFALGMLSILGTLLAVPVLSEVVTMLYRFAYGFFALLLKGLMALALPGVTFSFTGEGLALYVLLVLLLLAAQLGWLRRIRLYIWKESEHGDLFWRRRRYLLRVLSLWLMLTVLRATVLSTLLPPSVEALDVGQGDCFLVRYGTQVVLVDTGGKKDFRTGKNTQGEKVVRMLRERGVHRLQRIFLSHDDYDHDGNLSEILKRMPVGEVVTAPAAGKNTFPDSRLGNSHRQANIGQRWFLENGVPWCKPLIITALQAGQWDAEDKNNHGLVLYLDFSGGVLFMGDQEQDEGVSRAVPSRIALLKVAHHGSKRGTSDALLSAIRPEQALISCGINNRYGHPAPSTISRLQRHGIPYRRTDEEGPLLYQENLFPWGMHLCVYTEKQQRNAALLLEILWSLPLIAAIKAETKEALLRSRAERAASRCKAPARY; encoded by the coding sequence GTCGCGTTCGCCGCCGCCGGCGCATTTTTAGCCGGAGTCGTTTTGAGCCTCCTTGTTTTTCGTCATCATGCGAAAGGGGGAATGGCTCTTCTGTTCGGCATGGCACTGTATCTCACATTGTCTTCGTTTTGCGGAACGAGCACAAAAAATGCCGCGAGTGAGCCGGAAAAAGAAAATCCATTGCGTGTTCAAGCCGAAACGTTTTTTAATGAACAGGGCGGTGCTTCTTTTGCCATGCTCAAGAGAGTTCTCTTGGGTGCAGAAGGGAAGGAAACATTCCCCCTGCAGGACGATATGCGAACGCTGGGGTTGGCCCATTTGCTGGCTGCCAGCGGCCTGCACGTTCATCTTCTTTTTACTTGGAGCATGGCTCTTTTGTCCTGGTCACCGCTTTCTCGCAGACACATTGCCTGTCTGGTACTGCTTCTGCTCTTTGGTTATGCGGCCTTTTTGTCTTTTCCGGCATCGATTTTACGGGCTTGGCTCTTTTTAGTTTTTCGGGAAGGGGCGGTGGCCCTCCGAAAGAATCTGGATCCGCGAAAAGCTTGGTTATTCGCTCTGTGTCTCATTCTTCTCGTCATGCCGCAAAAAATTACGAATCTTGGTTTACAGCTGTCCTTTCTTTGTGCGGCAGCCGGCGAAGCGGTGAATTCCATGGAACACATTCATGAGAGAGGAGGAATTCTGCGCCGCTCGTTTCGTCGTTCCTTGTGGATCAGCCTTTTCACGCTTCCCGTTCTTGCGCACGCGGGCATTGCGCAAACCCCCTCTACGCTGTTCGCCAATTTGCTGGCCATTCCGGCCTTTTCCTTGCTCTTCGCCTTGGGAATGCTGTCGATTCTGGGGACGCTGCTTGCCGTCCCGGTTTTATCCGAGGTGGTCACGATGTTATACCGTTTCGCCTATGGATTTTTTGCTCTTCTTCTCAAAGGACTTATGGCGTTGGCCCTTCCCGGTGTGACGTTTTCTTTTACCGGCGAAGGGCTGGCTCTCTATGTTTTGCTTGTCCTACTTCTTCTGGCTGCGCAACTCGGATGGCTGCGCCGCATCAGGTTGTACATATGGAAGGAAAGTGAGCATGGCGACTTATTTTGGAGAAGGCGGAGGTATCTTCTTCGCGTTCTTTCGCTTTGGCTGATGCTCACCGTGCTGCGCGCAACGGTGCTAAGCACCCTGCTTCCGCCGTCTGTGGAAGCCTTGGATGTGGGGCAGGGGGATTGCTTTCTCGTCCGCTACGGAACGCAGGTGGTCTTGGTGGATACGGGCGGAAAGAAGGATTTTCGCACCGGAAAAAATACGCAAGGGGAAAAAGTGGTGCGCATGTTGCGGGAAAGAGGAGTCCATCGCCTGCAACGCATTTTTTTATCCCATGACGACTACGATCATGATGGCAATTTGTCTGAAATTCTGAAGCGCATGCCGGTGGGGGAAGTAGTGACCGCTCCCGCGGCGGGAAAGAACACGTTTCCGGACTCACGCCTCGGAAATTCCCATCGGCAGGCAAATATCGGCCAACGTTGGTTTCTGGAAAATGGGGTTCCCTGGTGCAAGCCACTGATTATAACCGCATTGCAGGCAGGGCAATGGGATGCCGAAGACAAAAACAACCATGGCCTGGTGCTCTATCTGGATTTTAGTGGGGGAGTGCTTTTTATGGGGGATCAGGAACAGGATGAAGGGGTTTCGAGAGCGGTTCCTTCCAGGATTGCGTTGCTGAAGGTGGCACATCACGGCTCAAAACGTGGCACCTCCGATGCGTTGCTTTCCGCCATCCGCCCGGAACAGGCCCTGATCAGCTGTGGAATCAATAACCGATACGGGCATCCCGCTCCCTCCACCATAAGCCGTTTACAACGGCACGGCATCCCGTATCGTCGGACGGATGAGGAGGGACCCCTACTGTATCAGGAAAATCTCTTTCCCTGGGGAATGCACCTGTGCGTCTACACAGAAAAGCAGCAACGCAATGCGGCGCTGCTGCTGGAAATTCTATGGAGTCTTCCGCTCATCGCGGCAATAAAGGCAGAGACGAAGGAGGCTCTGCTGCGAAGTCGAGCGGAACGCGCTGCGTCGAGATGCAAAGCACCAGCCCGATACTGA